In Macadamia integrifolia cultivar HAES 741 unplaced genomic scaffold, SCU_Mint_v3 scaffold3961, whole genome shotgun sequence, the sequence ACATGTTCATTAGTTAATCaggtatttgaaatatttttgttttgagaAAAACTTTTCCTCATTTGTTTGTTTACAAAGTACATCTCGCAGGCAATGGAAAGAGATGCAACAACAATAAAGCGAGAGAACGATAGACGTGTCCCCTCGCTTTTGCTTTCCTCGGCGATCGGTCCGACCGAATCGGCGCTCGTCTATAAATATACCCGGGCGCgttgaaaatttttagaaacCGTTCGACACTCGCACGAGTCGCTACTCCGTTTCGTTCGCAACCCGCAAAGCAAGCAATCAACAATCATGTCCGGAAGAGGCAAAGGTGGCAAAGTTAAGGGAAAGGCAAAGTCCCGCTCCAACCGTGCTGGACTCCAGTTCCCCGTCGGACGTATCCACAGGCTGCTCCGCAAGGGCAACTACGCCGAGCGCGTCGGTGCCGGCGCCCCGGTGTACCTCGCCGCCGTTATGGAGTACCTCGCCGCTGAGGTGCTCGAGCTGGCCGGCAACGCCGCCCGCGACAACAAGAAGACCAGGATCATCCCGAGGCACTTGCAGCTCGCGATCCGCAACGACGAGGAGCTGAACAAGCTCCTCTCGGGCGTGACCATCGCGCAGGGTGGTGTGCTGCCTAACATCCAGGCCGTGCTTCTGCCCAAGAAGACCGAGAAGAAGGCTTAAGCGCTCTCCGCTCGACTCGACTACGCCTACGTACGACGCCGTGCGTGCATCTAACGTTCGCTCAGTGTTTTATATCACAGTGAGAGGTCCCATACTCTGTATTGTTTATTTCCACTGTGCGACGTTAAACGTTAAAAGGCCCTTTTCAGGGCCACAAAACGATTCATatagctcaaaaaaaaaattatactagaACGGTTTGCCTAAAGCAAGTTAACGACGTTATTATAATTGCATACGCAACCATAACAAACAAATACACTGACTTATTAGGGTATACATAATACTTATAGGTAGGTACCTACCTACCTACCTACCTACCTAC encodes:
- the LOC122068448 gene encoding histone H2A; protein product: MSGRGKGGKVKGKAKSRSNRAGLQFPVGRIHRLLRKGNYAERVGAGAPVYLAAVMEYLAAEVLELAGNAARDNKKTRIIPRHLQLAIRNDEELNKLLSGVTIAQGGVLPNIQAVLLPKKTEKKA